Proteins found in one Micromonospora sp. WMMD1082 genomic segment:
- a CDS encoding tryptophan 2,3-dioxygenase family protein, with amino-acid sequence MPVSSLPAVLPGAGPTDYARYMRTDALLSLQRGPTEWVHPDELLFQIVHQASELWLKLCGSLLSRAFTHLGVGQPGAAELQLRRASETLRLTTDQLHILRSLPPAHFAVIRTALGTGSGFESPGWRLLRAATTELDIAFSRLLSEHRIAPADVYRGQPSDPLYRLAEALVEVDERIALWRTEHYSVATRVIGQGVLGTRHTPIDSLPALIAHRRFPTLWEARKDLFAAPADGACPRSVRP; translated from the coding sequence ATGCCCGTGTCGTCGCTGCCCGCCGTGCTGCCGGGAGCCGGCCCCACCGACTACGCCCGCTACATGCGCACCGATGCGCTGCTGTCTCTGCAACGGGGACCGACCGAGTGGGTCCACCCGGACGAGTTGCTGTTCCAGATCGTGCACCAAGCCAGCGAGCTGTGGCTCAAACTCTGTGGATCTCTGCTGTCCCGCGCTTTCACGCATCTCGGGGTGGGGCAGCCCGGTGCCGCGGAGCTGCAACTTCGCCGGGCGTCGGAGACACTGCGGCTCACCACCGACCAGTTGCACATTCTCCGGTCGCTGCCCCCGGCGCACTTCGCCGTCATCCGCACGGCGCTGGGCACCGGATCCGGATTCGAGTCCCCCGGCTGGCGGCTACTGCGCGCGGCCACCACGGAACTGGACATCGCCTTCAGCCGACTGCTGTCCGAGCATCGGATCGCCCCCGCCGACGTGTACCGGGGGCAGCCGTCGGATCCGCTGTACCGGCTCGCCGAAGCGCTGGTGGAGGTCGACGAGCGGATCGCGCTGTGGCGCACCGAGCACTACAGCGTCGCCACCCGCGTCATCGGTCAAGGCGTGCTCGGCACCCGGCACACTCCGATCGACAGCCTGCCCGCGCTGATCGCCCACCGCCGCTTCCCCACCCTGTGGGAAGCGCGCAAGGACCTGTTCGCCGCACCCGCAGACGGTGCCTGCCCCCGGAGCGTGCGGCCGTGA
- a CDS encoding SAM-dependent methyltransferase, protein MTDEQATARSYDEGRATVARIYDYFLGGTQNFPADRAAAEMILKQVPEARNMARSNRLFLQRAVSKLAQLGIRQFLDLGSGIPTQGNVHEIAQAVDPAARVLYVDIDPVAVTESNRILAGNPTCRAIEADFTDPDRILDALADGDLATVIDLDEPTALLYCSVLQTVPPGRITEVVAPIRDRLVPGSALVISHVSQTLTERYDASNVAAGKEVFRKQAATDVTLRTDDEITALFGGFVMIPPGLVALDEWMPDLGDKDPYAGSDTPSPMRGAVAFRP, encoded by the coding sequence GTGACCGACGAGCAGGCGACGGCGCGCAGCTACGACGAGGGCAGAGCCACCGTCGCCCGGATTTACGACTACTTTCTCGGCGGCACCCAGAACTTCCCGGCCGACCGCGCGGCAGCCGAAATGATCCTGAAGCAGGTTCCCGAGGCGCGGAACATGGCCCGCTCCAACCGGCTGTTCCTGCAACGCGCGGTCAGCAAGCTGGCCCAGCTCGGCATCCGACAGTTCCTCGACCTGGGCTCCGGTATCCCCACCCAGGGCAACGTGCACGAGATCGCGCAGGCCGTCGACCCCGCCGCCCGGGTGCTCTACGTCGACATCGACCCGGTCGCGGTGACCGAATCCAACCGGATCCTCGCCGGCAATCCCACCTGCCGCGCCATCGAGGCCGACTTCACCGACCCCGACCGGATCCTCGACGCACTCGCCGACGGCGACCTCGCCACCGTGATCGACCTCGACGAGCCGACCGCGCTGCTGTACTGCTCCGTCCTGCAGACCGTGCCCCCGGGCCGCATCACCGAGGTCGTCGCGCCGATCCGAGACCGTCTCGTCCCCGGCAGCGCCTTGGTCATCTCCCACGTCAGCCAGACCTTGACCGAACGGTACGACGCGTCGAACGTGGCCGCCGGCAAGGAGGTATTCCGTAAACAGGCCGCGACCGACGTCACCCTGCGCACCGACGACGAGATCACCGCCCTGTTCGGCGGCTTCGTCATGATCCCGCCAGGACTCGTCGCGCTCGACGAGTGGATGCCTGACCTGGGCGACAAGGATCCCTACGCCGGCTCGGACACACCCTCACCGATGCGAGGGGCAGTGGCATTCCGCCCCTGA
- a CDS encoding DUF6545 domain-containing protein, producing MLFARARLSRRMRRANLPPPPAPYTVDAWCAAIGEARGSSLLIRELPLGAGMPPAVVLRKDNEDTIFVDPALSSLARTQVVLHEVAHVVLEHPGDALRGPVDPAIEVEAELAADLLSQCLTQAATTHAAHRAAAAGVPSRRGAPSAWWADRRTDWHLLQLWMTLRDGMPDAAIVGTSTAAPAPVEIRGRRQRYRTVVEIHDALRILRPWCSSQVRDSATRRARRHRLEPDAVVAVAEAATVAVALRHRGAARHRGGGVALRPGFGDVEVLGTPHDVHDVLSEARRLADIARALHGCALVAAETARWAPVVTTTIPAAPPRRREAAARR from the coding sequence ATGCTGTTCGCTCGGGCGCGGCTGTCGCGACGAATGCGGCGAGCCAACCTGCCGCCACCGCCCGCCCCCTACACCGTGGATGCCTGGTGCGCGGCGATCGGCGAAGCACGCGGGTCCAGCCTGTTGATCCGCGAGCTTCCGCTGGGCGCCGGCATGCCGCCGGCGGTAGTGCTGCGAAAGGACAACGAGGACACCATCTTCGTCGATCCCGCGCTGTCGTCGCTGGCACGGACACAGGTGGTCCTGCACGAGGTGGCGCACGTTGTGCTCGAGCACCCCGGTGACGCCCTGCGCGGCCCCGTCGATCCCGCCATCGAGGTCGAGGCCGAGTTGGCGGCCGACCTGCTATCCCAGTGCCTGACGCAGGCCGCCACCACACATGCCGCGCACCGTGCGGCTGCCGCGGGCGTGCCGTCGCGTCGCGGCGCACCGTCGGCGTGGTGGGCCGATCGCCGCACCGACTGGCATCTGCTGCAGCTGTGGATGACGTTGCGCGACGGCATGCCTGACGCCGCGATCGTCGGCACCAGCACCGCCGCGCCGGCCCCGGTCGAGATCCGCGGTCGGCGGCAGCGTTACCGCACGGTGGTGGAGATCCACGACGCCCTGCGCATTCTGCGGCCGTGGTGCAGCTCGCAGGTGCGCGACAGCGCGACCCGACGCGCCCGACGCCACCGGCTCGAACCCGACGCGGTGGTGGCCGTCGCGGAGGCCGCCACCGTCGCCGTCGCGTTGCGGCACCGGGGCGCCGCACGGCACCGTGGTGGTGGCGTGGCGCTGCGCCCCGGTTTCGGCGACGTGGAGGTGCTGGGCACGCCACACGACGTTCATGACGTTCTGTCCGAGGCCCGCCGTCTCGCGGATATCGCCCGTGCCCTGCACGGATGTGCGCTGGTCGCGGCGGAGACCGCCCGGTGGGCGCCGGTGGTCACCACCACGATCCCCGCCGCGCCGCCGCGCAGGAGGGAGGCTGCGGCGCGCCGGTGA
- a CDS encoding EAL domain-containing protein has protein sequence MACLGWAITHLGSPTPQQQVYLWMGAALMAMGAAFSVPLPPRLSVRVTLTPTACLVCASVLPAPWVVVCAAIGVGAARLLVRRPLSWHRAAHNTSMDVIAAALAAGVMASFGVRPVAGEPAWTTAPYSRHLLAFVVAAVVVVVCEELVTAAAVTLSTRRPLLVVLRGLWLTRLCVAVAEISVAGAAVLVTGLDMRALAALPLVMLVLHLALTYRLRVAEERRVWERLAALSDALASRDLDVVVQTAAAGAVDLFGAAAADVEFAEGVRLVRAVRRGGGAELVYDGPAADAPDVADARHAVSYAFGGGDADGVCGVLRLHLNKPRDTLSVRERAALQTFAATLTSSLDLAYAYGRLAAQSRRHETAASHDEDTGLWNRAGLLHRLGEGFGDRCHVVVVRVDNYALVTDVLTSDRAVAVLNTLAGRLRHATMDLTAEVAKVGDATFAMAIADLPAEVAYQKACWAVAALRREVEVDGRRLTMRACAAMVSGQPGENLINAAELVLGRASRNGDDRLVSRQDGPVHPWSLVRELTSARMSISFEPIIDLVSGRITLMQSVPRWLRSRDEVLTADEYVYQLIDDNDVGSLEVVATTLVTRSLAAAATWQVALPDTALVVPVPAKAFTQAFAESVRDLLSEHTGPGPSLVLALAGPPAAKARDTAEWIGQFGVRLLLDNYGSAGVDLETVSAVAGGFLRLHPAFSLDAGYQPARSVIRAAVDLAKDLDLAVVAPGIRTYRQRQELAEIGCALGSGPLVGGELFPSQVRRMADLWRFQPLHGIEGVSLHHGRRTVGSRPGA, from the coding sequence GTGGCATGCCTTGGGTGGGCGATCACTCATCTCGGTTCGCCCACGCCGCAGCAGCAGGTGTACCTGTGGATGGGTGCGGCGCTGATGGCCATGGGCGCGGCGTTCTCGGTGCCGCTGCCGCCTCGCCTGTCGGTGCGGGTCACGTTGACGCCGACGGCGTGCCTGGTGTGCGCCTCGGTGCTGCCGGCGCCGTGGGTGGTGGTGTGCGCCGCGATCGGTGTCGGTGCCGCCAGGTTACTGGTGAGACGCCCGCTGTCGTGGCACCGGGCCGCCCACAACACGAGCATGGATGTCATCGCCGCGGCGCTGGCCGCGGGGGTGATGGCCAGCTTCGGCGTCCGGCCGGTCGCCGGCGAGCCGGCGTGGACCACGGCGCCGTACTCGCGCCACCTGCTCGCGTTTGTCGTTGCGGCGGTCGTGGTGGTGGTGTGCGAGGAGTTGGTGACAGCGGCGGCGGTGACGTTGTCGACCAGACGTCCGCTGCTTGTCGTGCTGCGTGGGCTGTGGCTGACGCGTCTGTGCGTCGCGGTGGCCGAGATCAGCGTGGCCGGCGCGGCGGTGCTCGTCACGGGACTCGACATGCGCGCGCTCGCCGCGCTGCCGTTGGTGATGCTCGTCCTGCATCTGGCGCTCACCTATCGGCTGCGCGTCGCGGAGGAGCGGCGGGTGTGGGAGCGCCTGGCCGCGCTCAGTGACGCCCTGGCCTCGCGGGACCTGGACGTGGTGGTACAGACCGCGGCGGCCGGCGCGGTGGATCTGTTCGGCGCCGCGGCGGCGGATGTCGAGTTCGCCGAGGGAGTGCGGCTGGTACGCGCCGTCCGGCGCGGCGGTGGCGCCGAGCTGGTGTACGACGGACCCGCCGCGGACGCCCCCGACGTCGCCGACGCACGACACGCGGTGTCGTACGCGTTCGGTGGCGGTGACGCCGACGGGGTGTGCGGGGTGCTCCGGCTGCACCTGAACAAGCCGCGAGACACGTTGTCCGTCCGGGAACGCGCCGCACTGCAGACCTTCGCCGCGACGCTGACATCGAGCCTGGACCTCGCGTACGCCTACGGTCGGCTCGCCGCGCAGTCTCGCCGGCACGAGACGGCGGCGAGCCACGACGAGGACACCGGGCTGTGGAACCGGGCCGGGCTGCTGCACCGCCTCGGTGAGGGCTTCGGCGATCGGTGTCACGTGGTGGTCGTTAGGGTCGACAACTACGCCCTCGTCACCGACGTGTTGACCAGCGATCGTGCCGTGGCGGTGTTGAATACCCTGGCCGGCAGGTTGCGGCACGCGACGATGGACTTGACCGCCGAGGTGGCCAAGGTCGGCGACGCGACGTTCGCGATGGCGATCGCCGACCTGCCCGCCGAGGTCGCCTATCAAAAGGCCTGCTGGGCGGTCGCGGCGCTTCGCCGCGAGGTCGAGGTCGACGGGCGGCGCCTGACGATGAGAGCCTGCGCGGCAATGGTGTCGGGCCAACCCGGCGAGAACCTGATCAACGCGGCGGAGCTGGTGTTGGGGCGGGCGAGCCGCAACGGCGACGACCGGCTGGTGTCCCGTCAGGACGGCCCGGTGCACCCGTGGTCGTTGGTCCGCGAGCTGACCAGCGCACGGATGTCGATCTCCTTCGAGCCGATCATCGACCTGGTCAGCGGCAGGATCACCCTGATGCAGTCCGTGCCGCGTTGGCTGCGATCGCGCGACGAGGTGCTCACCGCGGACGAGTACGTCTACCAGCTCATCGACGATAACGATGTCGGCAGCTTGGAGGTTGTCGCCACGACCCTGGTGACCCGGTCACTGGCCGCCGCGGCGACATGGCAGGTGGCGCTGCCCGACACGGCCTTGGTGGTGCCGGTGCCCGCCAAGGCGTTCACGCAGGCCTTCGCCGAGTCCGTGCGTGACCTGCTCAGCGAGCACACCGGGCCGGGGCCATCGCTGGTGCTGGCGCTCGCCGGCCCGCCGGCGGCAAAGGCCCGGGACACGGCCGAGTGGATCGGACAGTTCGGCGTGCGGCTGCTGCTGGATAACTACGGCAGCGCCGGTGTGGATCTGGAGACGGTCAGCGCCGTCGCGGGCGGCTTCCTTCGGCTGCACCCGGCATTCTCGCTGGACGCAGGGTACCAGCCGGCGCGGTCGGTCATCCGTGCGGCGGTGGACCTCGCCAAGGACCTGGACCTGGCCGTTGTCGCACCCGGAATCAGAACCTACCGGCAGCGCCAAGAACTCGCCGAGATCGGCTGCGCCCTCGGCAGCGGTCCCCTCGTGGGCGGCGAGTTGTTCCCCAGCCAGGTGCGCCGCATGGCGGACCTGTGGCGGTTCCAACCACTGCACGGGATAGAGGGCGTCTCCCTGCACCACGGCCGCCGTACTGTCGGGTCGCGCCCCGGAGCCTGA
- a CDS encoding MFS transporter: protein MYGVSAAAVALPASERHLPSDSAVLIWILTAYAVGVGVGALAGGRLADLWGSRPVLATAAALLTVGALVCLIASTLAVVVAGRVLLAAGSGAAMAAALTATAGLPAARRPTALAAFGACLAGFSATAPLAGAAAAHWSWRVALVLPVLSVVAVPACWPMTYRLPRRTPVDWPGAALVTACAAGLLLIAHTAAGQPGVATIMITAATAALAVGVAVRARRRRDGFLPRGVLSASWFRYAAATGACVYGGLFGLLYAIPHLLTRQGHSTMDIGLLLLPGAVVGALLTRATVRAARRVRQGRVLAVVSLLLTAALCYAATDQRPWALATASTAAFTAAAVAQTLLSGYATTRAGAARGGAIGLLTLVTFLGGACGAAVCAAQWHTAGPAVALTVAAVLPAVGTITALRLPHDSRLLTRTGAVHAAPIRRA from the coding sequence GTGTACGGGGTTAGTGCCGCCGCCGTCGCCCTACCCGCGAGTGAGAGACACCTTCCCAGCGACAGCGCAGTGCTGATCTGGATCCTCACCGCCTACGCCGTCGGCGTCGGGGTCGGCGCGCTGGCAGGCGGACGCCTGGCAGATCTATGGGGCAGCCGGCCGGTCCTGGCCACCGCGGCGGCTCTGCTGACCGTAGGGGCCCTGGTCTGCCTCATCGCCTCCACCCTGGCCGTCGTCGTCGCCGGCCGCGTCCTGCTGGCTGCCGGCTCCGGAGCGGCGATGGCCGCCGCGCTCACCGCGACCGCAGGGCTGCCCGCCGCCCGCCGCCCCACTGCCCTGGCGGCGTTCGGCGCCTGCCTCGCCGGGTTCTCCGCCACCGCCCCACTAGCGGGCGCGGCGGCGGCGCACTGGTCCTGGCGCGTAGCGCTGGTCCTGCCGGTACTGTCGGTCGTCGCCGTGCCGGCCTGCTGGCCGATGACCTACCGCCTGCCGCGACGCACCCCGGTGGACTGGCCCGGCGCGGCTCTGGTCACGGCTTGCGCCGCGGGGCTCCTACTGATCGCGCACACCGCCGCTGGGCAGCCCGGCGTCGCCACCATCATGATCACCGCCGCCACAGCGGCCCTCGCCGTCGGCGTGGCAGTGCGCGCCCGCCGACGCCGCGACGGGTTCCTGCCGCGCGGAGTCCTCTCCGCCTCCTGGTTCCGGTACGCCGCCGCCACCGGAGCATGCGTCTACGGGGGCCTGTTCGGCCTCCTCTACGCCATACCCCACCTGCTGACCCGGCAGGGCCACAGCACGATGGACATCGGTCTGCTCCTGCTGCCCGGCGCGGTCGTCGGTGCGCTGCTGACACGGGCCACCGTGCGCGCGGCCCGACGCGTGCGGCAGGGGCGGGTGTTAGCGGTCGTCAGCCTCCTGCTGACCGCCGCGCTGTGCTACGCCGCCACCGACCAACGGCCCTGGGCACTCGCGACCGCCAGTACCGCGGCGTTCACCGCGGCGGCCGTGGCGCAGACGCTGCTCAGCGGGTACGCCACCACCCGCGCTGGAGCCGCCCGCGGCGGCGCCATCGGCCTGCTCACGCTCGTCACCTTCCTCGGCGGCGCCTGCGGTGCCGCAGTCTGCGCCGCCCAGTGGCACACCGCAGGACCCGCTGTCGCCCTGACCGTGGCCGCTGTCCTGCCGGCCGTAGGCACCATCACGGCACTGCGGCTGCCCCATGACTCACGGCTTCTGACCCGAACCGGTGCCGTGCACGCGGCGCCGATACGGCGGGCATGA
- a CDS encoding APC family permease: MSAGIGTARGAALCVGAVLGPGVLVLPAMAVRVAGPASLLAWAALLCVSAQIATSFAALGTRYPDSGGVAAFTRRAFGHRAAAVVGCWLFAAVPAGVVAGAIAGARYTAAALHASARPALVFAAVLLALVYLANLVGLRLSARLQLVLTGVLVGLLVAVVVVAGPRVSLDRITPFAPHGVAGIGSAVAVLFVAICGWEVTANLSAEFTDPRQVRRAAMVSLAIIVVLYTGLAWCTVGVLGGEAGDTMVPLMRLLAPTGRPWAAVVVAVAAVLFTVAASVTFVAAGARAGVSLARHHVLPARLAVTRDGEPRRGVAVQAAAATLVAVAAAAAPRLITVETLMRTFAALLACVTLVGLAAAARLLPTPRQRVNAALAALTVAAVAALSGPFLLAPAAVAIAAGTRRRRTPPPDPPPPRGGSEAGRDAASTLHPRPTAMAARPR; this comes from the coding sequence GTGAGCGCCGGGATCGGCACGGCGCGTGGCGCGGCGTTGTGCGTCGGCGCCGTCCTGGGGCCGGGAGTGTTGGTCCTGCCGGCGATGGCGGTGCGGGTTGCCGGCCCGGCGTCGCTGTTGGCGTGGGCGGCGCTGCTGTGCGTGTCCGCGCAGATCGCCACGTCCTTCGCCGCGCTCGGTACCCGCTACCCCGACTCCGGCGGTGTGGCCGCGTTCACCCGGCGGGCGTTCGGCCACCGCGCCGCGGCCGTCGTCGGGTGCTGGCTGTTCGCCGCGGTACCGGCAGGGGTCGTCGCGGGAGCTATCGCAGGCGCCCGCTACACCGCCGCCGCGTTGCACGCTTCGGCGAGACCGGCCCTGGTGTTCGCGGCGGTGCTGCTGGCCCTGGTGTATCTGGCGAACCTGGTGGGGCTGCGCCTGTCCGCCCGGCTGCAGCTGGTCCTCACCGGGGTGCTGGTCGGGCTACTCGTCGCGGTGGTCGTGGTGGCAGGGCCACGCGTCAGTCTCGATCGGATCACCCCGTTCGCGCCACACGGTGTCGCGGGGATCGGTAGCGCCGTCGCCGTGCTGTTCGTGGCGATCTGCGGCTGGGAGGTCACCGCCAACCTGTCCGCGGAGTTCACCGACCCGCGGCAGGTCCGCAGGGCGGCCATGGTGAGCCTCGCGATCATCGTCGTGCTCTACACCGGACTGGCCTGGTGCACCGTCGGCGTGCTCGGCGGCGAGGCGGGCGACACGATGGTGCCGCTGATGCGCCTGCTCGCCCCTACCGGACGGCCGTGGGCCGCCGTCGTGGTCGCGGTGGCAGCGGTGCTGTTCACCGTCGCGGCCAGTGTCACCTTCGTCGCCGCGGGCGCGCGTGCCGGTGTCAGCCTGGCCCGTCACCACGTCCTGCCCGCCCGCCTCGCGGTGACACGCGACGGCGAGCCCCGGCGCGGCGTCGCGGTCCAGGCCGCCGCCGCGACGCTCGTCGCGGTCGCCGCCGCAGCGGCGCCGCGCCTGATCACCGTGGAAACCTTGATGCGGACCTTCGCCGCGCTGCTGGCCTGCGTCACCCTGGTCGGTCTCGCCGCGGCGGCGCGTCTGCTGCCCACACCCCGCCAGCGGGTCAACGCCGCGCTCGCCGCGCTCACCGTCGCCGCGGTCGCCGCCCTGTCCGGCCCGTTCCTGCTCGCCCCCGCCGCCGTGGCCATCGCCGCCGGAACCCGTCGACGCCGCACACCGCCACCCGACCCACCGCCACCTCGCGGCGGGAGCGAGGCCGGACGGGACGCCGCGAGCACCCTTCACCCGCGCCCCACCGCGATGGCGGCGAGACCGCGATGA
- a CDS encoding MarR family transcriptional regulator produces MSATVRRPAGIYRPPVGGHRARRVEPDLLACLCRSANVVRAYLERTVLRETGLTWTSYDVLELVCAGEVAEPADIARQAGVARATLTSALAQLSDRGLVRRELHEHDLRRVVIRPTQQGSSLAGMLRRQVAVRQAQLLRDAAMPPPDVVAVLRALADQFRAGAGPADTEPAR; encoded by the coding sequence GTGAGCGCCACCGTCCGCCGGCCGGCGGGCATCTACCGCCCGCCCGTCGGCGGACACCGGGCCCGTCGGGTAGAGCCCGACCTGCTGGCATGTCTGTGCCGCAGTGCGAACGTCGTGCGCGCGTACCTGGAACGCACCGTGTTGCGCGAGACGGGGCTGACGTGGACCTCCTACGACGTGCTGGAGCTCGTGTGCGCCGGCGAGGTGGCCGAGCCGGCGGACATCGCCCGGCAGGCCGGCGTCGCCCGAGCGACACTGACCTCCGCGCTCGCGCAGCTCAGCGACCGCGGTCTGGTGCGTCGCGAGCTGCACGAGCATGACCTGCGACGGGTGGTGATACGGCCGACGCAGCAAGGATCGTCACTGGCGGGCATGTTGCGACGGCAGGTCGCCGTGCGACAGGCGCAGTTGCTGCGCGACGCCGCCATGCCGCCACCGGATGTCGTCGCTGTGCTCAGGGCGTTGGCTGACCAGTTCCGCGCTGGCGCCGGCCCGGCTGACACGGAGCCCGCGCGGTGA
- a CDS encoding peptidase A24, whose amino-acid sequence MDATLWWGSAVSGALAGAVLPAAYLRAVARLRAGNAPRARRLRWHALASGGGAVVLASGSVALAGRLHERPGGVPLVAAWLILIDLGLLLAAVDAATHRLPTPLVGAMALTLGAFLAGDAFATGHWQTLVTALLAASAVGGAYLVLAAGGSMIGAGDVRFATVLAASLGTLGWPAVVWGGLLPYLLAGPEALARLALRRQSELAFGPYLLAGALLAAAFAQS is encoded by the coding sequence GTGGACGCGACGTTGTGGTGGGGCAGCGCGGTGAGCGGTGCGTTGGCGGGAGCGGTGCTGCCGGCGGCCTACCTGCGCGCCGTGGCACGCCTGCGCGCCGGGAACGCCCCGCGCGCCCGTCGCCTCCGCTGGCACGCGCTGGCCTCCGGCGGCGGCGCCGTCGTGCTGGCCTCCGGATCGGTGGCGCTCGCCGGGCGTCTGCATGAGCGGCCAGGCGGCGTGCCGTTGGTGGCGGCGTGGCTCATCCTCATTGACCTCGGGCTGCTGCTCGCCGCCGTGGACGCCGCGACGCACCGGCTTCCCACGCCGCTCGTCGGGGCCATGGCGCTGACACTGGGGGCGTTTCTCGCGGGCGACGCGTTCGCAACCGGGCACTGGCAGACGCTGGTGACGGCGCTGCTCGCGGCCAGCGCGGTGGGCGGCGCGTACCTCGTGCTGGCCGCGGGCGGCAGCATGATCGGCGCGGGCGATGTGCGGTTCGCGACGGTCCTTGCCGCGTCGCTGGGCACACTCGGCTGGCCTGCGGTGGTGTGGGGCGGCCTGCTGCCCTACCTGCTCGCCGGGCCCGAAGCGCTGGCCCGTCTCGCGTTACGGCGCCAATCCGAGCTGGCCTTCGGCCCCTATCTGCTTGCCGGCGCCCTGCTCGCGGCGGCGTTCGCGCAGTCCTGA
- a CDS encoding SAF domain-containing protein: MSVATRAVTSAAGADASTPSARPAGRRSGQRVAAGVLLVLATVATFWQVDLRRNAAHQYLAVARPISAGEVIAAADVRVVRVPNPQGLALVAAERRDQVVGHSAAVPLAAGSLLVSSQVGPAAWPPAGQAVIAVPVPEGRAPAGLTAGARVAVVVTANGAGGEQPAPPGGQGGAPRAVGAVVSIADTVHTGGQVVTLLLADRDAEAVASATGEVALVQLNAGQ, translated from the coding sequence GTGAGCGTGGCCACGCGTGCGGTCACGAGCGCGGCCGGCGCGGACGCCTCGACGCCGTCGGCGCGGCCGGCCGGGCGCCGCAGCGGCCAGCGGGTGGCCGCCGGGGTGCTGCTGGTGCTGGCGACGGTGGCCACGTTCTGGCAGGTCGATCTGCGGCGCAATGCCGCGCACCAGTACCTGGCGGTGGCCCGGCCGATATCGGCGGGTGAGGTGATCGCTGCCGCCGACGTGCGGGTGGTGCGGGTGCCGAACCCGCAGGGCCTGGCCCTGGTCGCCGCCGAGCGCCGCGACCAGGTGGTGGGGCACAGCGCCGCGGTGCCGCTGGCCGCCGGCAGCCTGCTGGTGTCCTCGCAGGTCGGTCCTGCGGCGTGGCCGCCGGCCGGGCAGGCGGTGATCGCGGTGCCGGTCCCGGAGGGACGCGCCCCCGCCGGCCTGACCGCCGGGGCGCGGGTCGCGGTGGTCGTGACCGCCAACGGTGCCGGCGGTGAGCAGCCGGCCCCGCCCGGCGGTCAGGGCGGGGCGCCGCGGGCGGTGGGCGCGGTCGTGTCGATCGCGGACACGGTGCATACCGGCGGGCAGGTGGTGACGCTGCTGCTGGCCGACCGCGACGCGGAGGCGGTCGCCTCGGCGACCGGCGAGGTGGCGCTGGTCCAACTCAACGCCGGCCAATGA
- a CDS encoding ATPase, T2SS/T4P/T4SS family, with protein sequence MTGPAGVPPAPARPEAVAPELVARLRSRISGRLAAHTTTASDPPPDALIARFIAEELVAHARDTITDGGVPLTAKAEAALARELQHTFTGLGGLQRWLDDPNVEDVFANGCDNVWIRTTGGVMVRVPPIAASDDELIELVRVAAARSGQEERRFDRGSPSLSLRLSGGHRLFAVMAVSKRPTLAIRRNVLQHVTLDDLVQRGELTPGLRDLIAAMVRARKNLVICGGTGVGKTTLLRAAAGAIGAHERIVTVEDAFEVGLDENTDAHPNTPALQQREPNLEGVGGIDMTTMVKWGLRMRPDRVIVGESRGAEAVPMLLAMSQGNDGSMCTIHASSSKQALSRLAMYVMQAPMQLTFDAANVLIGQAVDFVLHLDVATDGTRVLSSIRQVLETDGTQVTSNEIYRPGPDRRAVPAAPLRADTLDDLTAAGLDLDRLAADRW encoded by the coding sequence GTGACCGGCCCCGCGGGTGTTCCGCCCGCACCGGCGAGGCCGGAGGCGGTGGCGCCGGAGTTGGTGGCGCGGCTGCGGTCGCGGATCAGCGGCCGGCTCGCCGCGCACACCACCACCGCGTCCGATCCGCCACCCGACGCGCTGATCGCCCGGTTCATCGCCGAGGAACTCGTGGCGCACGCCCGCGACACGATCACCGACGGCGGTGTTCCGCTGACCGCGAAGGCGGAGGCGGCGCTGGCCCGGGAGCTGCAGCACACCTTCACCGGCCTGGGTGGCCTGCAACGGTGGCTCGACGACCCGAACGTCGAGGATGTCTTCGCCAACGGCTGCGACAACGTGTGGATCCGCACCACCGGCGGGGTCATGGTCCGGGTGCCGCCGATCGCCGCCTCCGACGACGAGCTGATCGAACTGGTGCGGGTCGCGGCGGCGCGCAGCGGCCAGGAAGAGCGACGCTTCGACCGCGGATCACCGAGCCTGTCGCTGCGGCTTTCCGGCGGGCACCGGCTGTTCGCGGTGATGGCGGTGTCCAAGCGGCCCACCCTGGCGATCCGCCGCAACGTGTTGCAGCACGTCACGCTCGACGACCTCGTCCAGCGCGGTGAACTCACCCCCGGGCTGCGCGACCTCATCGCCGCGATGGTGCGGGCCCGCAAGAACCTGGTCATCTGCGGCGGCACCGGCGTGGGCAAGACCACCCTGCTGCGCGCCGCCGCCGGGGCGATCGGCGCCCACGAACGGATTGTCACCGTCGAGGACGCCTTCGAGGTCGGCCTCGACGAGAACACCGACGCCCACCCGAACACCCCGGCGCTGCAGCAGCGCGAACCCAACCTCGAGGGCGTCGGCGGCATCGACATGACGACCATGGTCAAGTGGGGGCTGCGGATGCGCCCGGACCGGGTCATCGTCGGTGAGTCCCGCGGCGCCGAGGCCGTGCCCATGCTGCTGGCCATGTCGCAGGGCAACGACGGGTCGATGTGCACCATCCACGCCTCCTCCAGCAAACAGGCCCTGTCCCGCCTGGCGATGTACGTGATGCAGGCGCCGATGCAGCTGACCTTCGACGCCGCGAACGTGCTCATCGGTCAAGCGGTCGACTTCGTGCTGCACCTCGACGTCGCCACCGACGGCACCCGTGTGTTGTCCTCGATTCGGCAGGTGCTGGAGACCGACGGCACGCAGGTGACCTCCAACGAGATCTACCGCCCCGGTCCGGACCGGCGGGCCGTGCCGGCCGCACCACTGCGCGCCGACACCCTCGACGACCTCACCGCCGCCGGCCTGGACCTCGACCGTCTCGCCGCGGATCGGTGGTGA